A region of uncultured Desulfobacter sp. DNA encodes the following proteins:
- a CDS encoding ABC transporter permease — protein MGETIIGCFHIRRGGFQYLGFQVIQQVYFTAVQCLVTSALLGVMVGVMVIIPMVSLGISELNILRTIYDAAVYHTLLPIMLIFLVIGRSGSAITTELGSLRINRTLESLAAMGIEPYHFLVLPRVLAMVSSLIMLYIWTTLWSVLSVTILGPAKLHASAKGVVTALIHHVKYTDFLLTFVLLAYVAVVMVLVHAYFGLAATSKMMIARNLPRAFIWSLFVNLTLVILFSALRHV, from the coding sequence ATGGGAGAAACCATAATCGGGTGTTTTCATATCCGGCGGGGCGGTTTTCAGTACCTGGGTTTCCAGGTCATTCAGCAGGTTTATTTTACGGCGGTTCAATGCCTGGTGACCAGCGCGCTTCTGGGGGTGATGGTGGGGGTGATGGTGATCATTCCCATGGTATCTTTGGGAATCAGCGAACTCAATATTCTCAGAACTATTTATGATGCCGCAGTGTATCACACGCTTTTGCCTATTATGCTGATATTCCTGGTTATCGGCCGGTCCGGGAGTGCCATTACCACTGAACTGGGGTCGCTGAGGATTAACCGGACTTTGGAGTCCCTTGCCGCCATGGGAATCGAGCCCTACCACTTCCTGGTGCTGCCCAGGGTCCTGGCCATGGTGTCGTCCCTTATCATGTTATATATCTGGACCACCCTGTGGTCTGTGCTCAGCGTCACAATCCTGGGACCGGCCAAACTGCATGCATCGGCCAAAGGGGTTGTCACGGCGTTGATTCACCATGTAAAATATACGGATTTTTTATTAACCTTTGTGCTGCTGGCTTATGTCGCCGTCGTGATGGTGCTTGTACACGCCTACTTCGGCCTGGCCGCCACCTCTAAAATGATGATTGCCCGGAATCTGCCCCGGGCGTTTATCTGGTCTCTTTTTGTGAACTTAACCCTGGTGATATTATTTTCGGCGCTTCGACATGTCTGA
- a CDS encoding ATP-binding cassette domain-containing protein has protein sequence MSESSIVEITGVSLKSTHEIHLCVEQADRVLISGGEGSGKTTLLKIMNGLVEPEKGKVMLFNNDIRSLSQSGLLKLRQNISYLGFPQGLLENWTVYQNLSLPLKYHWNMDDHGCDRRIEEIEQYLGPIRELLGYPVFWMDSETQRLLTVFRGLVIRPRLLLLDPDEMKLSKPGQLDGILQYVTRTQTTTVITDSIYLKSCAMETFRTFNLTPGGEMP, from the coding sequence ATGTCTGAATCTTCGATTGTTGAAATCACAGGCGTCAGCCTGAAGAGCACCCATGAAATTCATCTTTGTGTTGAACAGGCAGATCGTGTTCTGATATCAGGAGGAGAGGGCTCCGGAAAAACCACCCTGCTGAAAATCATGAATGGGCTGGTCGAACCGGAAAAAGGCAAGGTGATGCTGTTTAATAATGATATTCGGTCATTGTCCCAGTCCGGACTTTTAAAGTTGAGACAAAATATCAGTTACCTTGGATTTCCCCAGGGTCTGCTGGAGAATTGGACCGTTTATCAAAACTTAAGCCTGCCTCTGAAATATCATTGGAATATGGATGATCATGGGTGTGATAGAAGAATTGAGGAGATAGAACAATACCTTGGGCCGATCCGGGAATTGCTGGGATACCCGGTCTTCTGGATGGATAGTGAAACCCAGCGACTCTTGACGGTGTTCAGAGGACTTGTCATTCGCCCCCGTCTGCTGCTGCTTGATCCCGATGAAATGAAACTGTCTAAACCGGGGCAGCTTGACGGTATACTTCAGTATGTGACCAGGACACAGACCACCACGGTCATTACCGATTCAATTTACCTGAAAAGCTGTGCCATGGAAACGTTTCGGACATTTAATCTGACCCCTGGAGGAGAAATGCCATGA
- a CDS encoding MlaD family protein, with amino-acid sequence MTQPYALISRRRNRSMKIAVGLFMVFTVFVMLFFLWIGQNQLTPFSKTVSFRSKIMNAENIQEGMPVMISGMVVGDVSRLELQSDGTVDMEIRINQKFHPMVTTGTILKLSTYIIGSSKLNLETPKPDLPRLEENGFLPFPSENLAQELMAKLPDQIARIEAILENAEKITRLLSDEKGPMFSTMENLQSTTLVLKNFMDNQIGTAGRITQSMEQYQSILDQLGGLIDEVRQTVTTVRIPLNRLSPIMANIEESTGLSAISSAQLKEILVRANQNMGVVEQILADLKSTIGQVNNFTPELNRMLIETRSLADQASEVLDAAQHSLLLKNAFPKTLRAPVQSDPRIEWPLGTEGE; translated from the coding sequence ATGACGCAACCCTATGCGCTTATCAGCCGACGCCGGAACCGCTCTATGAAAATAGCTGTGGGGTTATTCATGGTTTTTACGGTGTTTGTTATGCTGTTTTTTCTCTGGATCGGCCAGAATCAGCTTACGCCTTTCAGTAAAACAGTCTCATTCAGGTCTAAGATTATGAATGCGGAAAATATCCAGGAAGGGATGCCTGTGATGATTTCAGGCATGGTTGTCGGTGACGTATCCCGGCTTGAACTGCAATCTGACGGCACTGTCGACATGGAGATCCGGATTAATCAGAAATTCCATCCCATGGTCACCACAGGTACCATACTCAAATTAAGCACCTATATTATCGGTTCTTCCAAATTGAATCTGGAAACCCCGAAGCCCGATCTGCCCAGGCTTGAGGAGAATGGTTTTCTTCCCTTTCCCAGTGAGAATCTGGCCCAGGAGCTCATGGCAAAACTTCCGGATCAGATTGCACGTATTGAAGCGATATTGGAAAATGCCGAAAAAATCACACGACTGTTATCAGACGAAAAAGGACCCATGTTCAGCACCATGGAAAACCTGCAGTCCACAACGCTGGTGCTGAAAAATTTTATGGACAACCAGATCGGCACGGCTGGTCGGATTACCCAAAGCATGGAACAATACCAGTCCATTCTGGACCAGCTCGGCGGGCTCATTGATGAGGTGCGCCAGACCGTGACCACGGTGCGCATCCCGTTGAACCGGCTTTCCCCCATTATGGCCAATATTGAAGAAAGTACGGGATTGAGTGCCATCTCCAGCGCCCAGTTAAAAGAAATTCTGGTCCGGGCAAACCAGAATATGGGCGTGGTTGAACAGATCCTGGCCGACCTGAAATCCACCATAGGTCAGGTTAATAATTTTACTCCTGAACTGAACCGGATGCTCATTGAAACCCGGAGTCTGGCAGACCAGGCCTCCGAGGTTCTTGACGCGGCACAACACTCACTGCTGTTGAAAAATGCTTTCCCCAAAACCCTGCGGGCGCCCGTCCAGTCGGACCCAAGGATCGAGTGGCCCCTTGGTACGGAGGGTGAATAG
- a CDS encoding ABC transporter permease — protein MQTLRRLAALVLKELLTIMKDPKSRFVVIGPPIIQFFVFSYGATFDLENVRYAVLDECRSVLSRSFLAEVEGSGRFIRTEYLENAGQVNESIDNEKARLVIHIGPQFEEDLRSGQPAQIQIIADGKSPNVAMIAIGYLGTIVENFNETLWEQGITPIGGPGLALVERAWFNENLSSRWFMVSALGGVISTVVVMILTSLSVAREREFGTFDQLLVAPFSPLEILAGKSIPGIVFGMLDALIFAGGAVLWFHIPFRGTIIALMVSLLSFIITIVGIGLLVSSLSTTMQQGLLGAFLFLMPAITLSGLATPVENMPVWLQRADMFNPVRHIITALRRIFLEGADLATVWPQIWPLLIMACITLPLAAWLFRRRSV, from the coding sequence ATGCAGACACTAAGACGCCTGGCAGCACTGGTATTAAAGGAACTTCTCACCATTATGAAGGACCCTAAAAGCCGGTTTGTGGTCATCGGACCGCCCATTATACAATTCTTTGTCTTCAGCTATGGCGCAACCTTTGATCTGGAAAACGTCCGGTATGCCGTACTTGACGAATGCCGGTCCGTGCTCTCCCGGTCATTTCTGGCAGAGGTTGAAGGCTCAGGACGCTTCATACGCACAGAGTATCTTGAAAATGCCGGCCAGGTAAACGAGAGTATTGACAATGAAAAAGCCCGGCTGGTAATCCATATCGGACCGCAGTTTGAAGAAGATCTGCGATCCGGCCAGCCGGCACAGATCCAGATTATCGCCGACGGCAAAAGCCCCAACGTGGCCATGATTGCCATTGGATACCTGGGTACCATTGTGGAAAATTTTAATGAAACTCTTTGGGAACAAGGTATAACCCCGATCGGCGGCCCGGGGCTTGCCCTGGTGGAACGGGCCTGGTTCAACGAAAACTTAAGCAGCCGGTGGTTCATGGTATCCGCCCTGGGAGGCGTAATCAGCACGGTGGTGGTCATGATTCTCACGAGCCTCTCCGTTGCCAGGGAACGGGAGTTCGGCACCTTTGACCAGCTTCTGGTGGCCCCGTTCAGTCCCCTGGAGATCCTGGCGGGCAAGTCCATCCCCGGCATTGTCTTTGGCATGCTGGACGCCCTGATCTTTGCCGGCGGCGCGGTGCTATGGTTTCACATTCCCTTCCGGGGAACGATTATCGCCCTTATGGTTTCCCTGCTGTCCTTTATCATTACCATTGTGGGCATCGGACTACTCGTGTCGTCCCTGTCCACCACCATGCAGCAGGGACTTTTGGGCGCGTTTTTGTTCCTGATGCCCGCAATTACGCTGTCAGGGCTTGCCACGCCCGTGGAGAATATGCCGGTGTGGCTTCAGAGAGCAGACATGTTCAATCCGGTGCGCCACATCATCACAGCCCTTCGCAGAATTTTTCTTGAAGGCGCGGATCTTGCCACGGTCTGGCCCCAGATCTGGCCGTTACTGATCATGGCGTGCATCACCCTGCCCCTGGCCGCATGGTTGTTCAGGCGCCGATCAGTATAA
- a CDS encoding ABC transporter permease: MTRFFMRLFGVLRKETLQIVRDPSSIILALVMPMVLLVIFGYGVSLDAEHVPMVLVNNDKGPMSRELAARFANSTNFKITMAESMDQATTLVLEHKADGIILLQNNFTQILEGAAAGTDTGYRAPVQLIINGTDANRARLIEGYMKTIGAKWASLRTARGQTAVGPLVTTSPRIWFNEAAISRYFLVPGLITLIMTLIGILLTALVIAREWERGTMEAMLVTPLRKIDILLGKILPYYVLGMFGMGMSVMVGTTLFGVPFRGSVGALVGLSSLFMLTCLGFGLFLSAAIRIQFVAAQTSIMAGYLPAFFLSGLIFDLESTPKFIQIISYIFPARYFVTIAHTLFAAGDVWPVLLPNALVLAFMAILFMGLAFRKMSKRLE; this comes from the coding sequence ATGACCCGGTTTTTCATGCGCCTGTTCGGAGTGCTTCGCAAGGAGACCCTCCAGATTGTAAGGGATCCCAGCTCCATCATCCTGGCCCTGGTCATGCCCATGGTTCTGCTGGTCATTTTCGGGTATGGGGTGAGCCTGGATGCCGAACATGTACCCATGGTGCTTGTCAATAATGACAAAGGCCCCATGTCCAGGGAACTTGCGGCAAGATTTGCCAATTCCACAAACTTTAAAATCACCATGGCTGAAAGCATGGACCAGGCAACGACTCTTGTTCTGGAACATAAAGCCGACGGTATTATCCTTTTACAGAATAATTTCACACAAATCCTTGAAGGCGCGGCGGCAGGCACCGATACCGGTTACAGGGCGCCGGTCCAGCTGATCATCAACGGCACCGACGCCAACCGTGCCCGGCTCATTGAAGGATATATGAAAACCATTGGCGCCAAGTGGGCATCCCTGCGGACGGCCCGGGGCCAGACCGCCGTGGGGCCCCTGGTCACCACATCCCCGCGCATCTGGTTCAACGAGGCTGCCATCAGCCGCTACTTTCTGGTTCCGGGACTGATCACCCTGATCATGACACTCATCGGGATTCTTCTGACAGCCCTGGTCATTGCCCGGGAGTGGGAGCGCGGTACCATGGAAGCCATGCTGGTGACGCCTCTGCGCAAAATTGATATCCTGCTGGGCAAAATCCTGCCCTATTATGTTCTGGGTATGTTCGGCATGGGCATGTCCGTGATGGTGGGGACAACCCTTTTCGGGGTGCCGTTCCGGGGGTCCGTGGGTGCGCTTGTGGGTTTAAGTTCTCTGTTCATGCTGACCTGCCTCGGATTCGGGCTTTTTCTTTCCGCGGCCATCCGCATTCAGTTTGTGGCGGCCCAAACCTCCATTATGGCGGGTTATTTACCGGCATTTTTTCTCTCCGGCCTGATATTTGACCTTGAATCCACACCGAAATTCATCCAGATCATCAGCTATATCTTTCCGGCCCGGTATTTTGTCACCATCGCCCACACCCTGTTTGCTGCCGGAGACGTCTGGCCCGTGCTGCTTCCCAATGCCCTGGTGCTGGCATTCATGGCGATTTTGTTTATGGGGCTGGCATTTCGCAAAATGTCAAAGCGACTGGAGTAA
- a CDS encoding ATP-binding cassette domain-containing protein — MNNLALSTKPPREANELLMSADSVSKTFDTGKGKKTQALDRVSLKISQGRVTGLVGADGAGKTTLIRIAAGLLVPTSGQMALLGLDSVARSLEIQSRVGYMPQKFGLYQDLTVIENLRLYADLQAVPLKERHDRFATLLAMTDLAAYTKRRAGALSGGMKQKLGLACALVKSPELLLLDEPTVGVDPVSRRELWKIVYDLVEKDKIGVLVSTAYLDEAQRCDQVSVLHQGRLLAQGSPASFTAGIRDRVFLAAPDEQMRARQIYTRLAGQAGISDATIRTGRVRVVLDIPGEDSSPAPADSSRPLEAGNARETGKQKIATLLQRPAGTITTAVPAFEDAFMALIPRGDAQLHRPEQNQDQAKPLAAVHSSGDHAAVITSNLCKKFGDFTAVSNLTLDVQRGEIFGLLGPNGAGKSTTFRMLCGLLPATSGQIRVAGHNLRKSRAKARARLGYMAQQFSLYGQLSVVENFKFFGRAYGLSNGQLKNRMAWAFDEFGLGPWQNKPAGGLPGGYKQRLSMACALLHQPDILFLDEPTSGVDPFARREFWLRINGFAEQGVTVIVTTHFMEEAEYCDRMVIISRGKTLAMGTPGHIRTLARTPENQDPTMDDAFIALSREGRP, encoded by the coding sequence ATGAACAACCTGGCATTATCCACAAAGCCCCCCCGGGAGGCAAACGAGCTGCTGATGTCTGCAGACAGTGTGTCCAAAACCTTTGACACCGGAAAGGGCAAAAAAACCCAAGCCCTGGACCGGGTCAGTCTCAAGATTTCCCAGGGCCGGGTCACCGGCCTTGTGGGCGCAGACGGGGCAGGAAAAACCACTCTCATCCGCATTGCCGCAGGTCTGCTGGTTCCCACATCCGGGCAGATGGCCCTGCTGGGGCTGGACAGCGTGGCGCGCAGTTTAGAGATCCAGAGCCGCGTGGGGTATATGCCCCAGAAATTCGGTCTGTACCAGGACCTGACCGTCATTGAAAATTTAAGACTCTATGCGGATCTCCAGGCCGTTCCCCTTAAAGAGCGCCATGACCGCTTTGCCACACTTCTGGCCATGACCGACCTGGCCGCCTATACCAAAAGACGGGCCGGGGCACTTTCCGGCGGCATGAAACAGAAACTGGGCCTGGCCTGTGCCCTGGTGAAATCCCCTGAATTACTGCTTCTGGACGAACCCACCGTGGGTGTGGATCCGGTGTCCCGGCGCGAGCTTTGGAAAATCGTCTATGACCTGGTGGAAAAAGACAAAATCGGGGTTCTGGTCTCCACAGCCTATCTGGATGAGGCCCAGCGCTGCGACCAGGTCAGTGTCCTGCACCAGGGCCGGCTTCTGGCCCAGGGCAGTCCGGCCAGTTTTACGGCCGGCATCAGGGATCGCGTATTCCTGGCCGCCCCGGATGAACAGATGCGGGCCAGGCAGATCTATACCCGGCTGGCCGGACAGGCAGGCATCAGCGATGCCACCATCCGGACCGGGCGGGTGCGGGTGGTGCTTGATATCCCAGGGGAAGACTCTTCTCCCGCGCCTGCCGACAGTTCACGACCCTTGGAAGCCGGTAATGCCCGGGAAACCGGAAAACAAAAAATTGCAACGCTGCTCCAGCGTCCTGCCGGCACAATCACAACAGCAGTGCCGGCCTTTGAGGATGCGTTTATGGCCCTGATCCCAAGGGGAGACGCCCAGCTTCACCGGCCTGAACAGAATCAGGATCAGGCAAAACCATTGGCGGCGGTTCACTCATCAGGGGATCATGCGGCAGTCATAACAAGCAATCTATGCAAAAAATTCGGGGATTTTACGGCGGTTTCCAACCTGACCCTTGATGTTCAGCGGGGTGAAATCTTTGGCTTGCTGGGCCCCAATGGTGCCGGAAAAAGCACCACCTTCCGCATGCTGTGCGGACTTTTGCCGGCCACATCCGGACAGATCCGGGTGGCGGGCCACAATCTGCGGAAATCGCGTGCCAAAGCCCGGGCCCGGCTCGGGTATATGGCCCAGCAGTTCTCTTTATACGGCCAGCTCAGTGTGGTGGAAAACTTTAAATTTTTCGGCAGGGCCTACGGACTTTCCAACGGACAGCTCAAAAACCGTATGGCCTGGGCCTTTGACGAATTCGGACTGGGCCCCTGGCAGAACAAACCGGCCGGCGGACTTCCAGGGGGATATAAGCAGCGACTTTCCATGGCCTGCGCCCTGCTCCACCAGCCGGACATCCTGTTTCTGGACGAACCCACCTCCGGGGTGGATCCCTTTGCCCGGCGCGAATTCTGGTTGCGCATCAACGGGTTTGCCGAGCAGGGTGTCACCGTCATCGTCACCACCCATTTTATGGAAGAGGCGGAATACTGCGACCGCATGGTGATCATCAGCCGGGGCAAAACCCTGGCCATGGGTACGCCCGGCCATATCCGCACTCTTGCCCGGACACCTGAAAACCAGGACCCCACCATGGATGATGCCTTTATCGCCCTTTCCCGGGAAGGTCGGCCATGA
- a CDS encoding efflux RND transporter periplasmic adaptor subunit — MKKVFPVIILILAATGAYTYWQKHNKTQDENTGIFKIYGTVDIRDASLAFNEQERIEAVLVEEGMRVTKGQVLAKLRTTKLEAAIRELQAQIAAQQATVAKLETGSRPQEIDQARAEVLAGKTRVDNASRTVTRLKATSRSGATSIQNYDDANAQLKVEQAQLSASQKALDLLIEGPRKEDIAAARHQLEALGASLDQLKIRLDDMTLIAPADGIIQSRILEQGELAGPSKPAFILALCDPKWVRAYIPEPMLGRINLGMTAQIATDTLPGQPLDGWVGFISPVAEFTPRAVATEDLRTQLVYETRIFVKDPKDILRLGTPVTVAINENKTESRTTAPETSGN; from the coding sequence ATGAAAAAAGTTTTCCCCGTCATCATACTGATCCTTGCGGCAACCGGTGCTTACACCTATTGGCAGAAGCACAATAAAACCCAGGATGAGAATACCGGCATCTTTAAAATTTACGGCACCGTTGATATTCGCGATGCATCCCTTGCATTTAATGAACAGGAACGAATTGAAGCGGTCCTGGTTGAGGAGGGCATGCGCGTCACAAAAGGCCAGGTTCTGGCAAAACTTCGCACCACAAAGCTTGAGGCTGCCATCCGGGAACTGCAGGCCCAGATTGCGGCCCAGCAGGCGACCGTGGCCAAACTGGAAACAGGCAGCCGCCCCCAGGAGATTGACCAGGCCAGGGCAGAAGTGCTGGCTGGCAAAACCCGGGTGGACAATGCCTCCCGCACCGTAACGCGCCTCAAGGCCACCTCCCGGTCCGGGGCCACCAGTATCCAGAACTATGATGATGCCAACGCCCAGTTAAAGGTTGAACAGGCCCAGTTGTCGGCAAGCCAGAAAGCCCTGGATCTGCTGATTGAAGGGCCGCGCAAAGAGGATATCGCCGCAGCCCGTCATCAGCTCGAAGCCCTTGGGGCGAGCCTTGACCAGTTAAAAATCCGCCTGGACGACATGACCCTGATCGCCCCTGCCGACGGCATCATCCAGTCCAGAATTCTGGAACAAGGAGAGCTTGCAGGGCCATCCAAACCTGCCTTTATCCTGGCGCTTTGTGATCCCAAATGGGTACGGGCATACATCCCCGAGCCCATGCTGGGGAGAATCAATCTGGGCATGACAGCACAAATTGCCACAGACACCCTGCCCGGCCAGCCCCTGGACGGATGGGTGGGGTTTATTTCCCCTGTGGCGGAATTTACCCCCAGGGCCGTGGCCACCGAAGACCTGCGCACCCAGCTGGTATACGAAACCAGAATTTTTGTGAAAGATCCCAAAGACATTCTGCGCCTGGGCACACCCGTAACCGTGGCCATTAATGAAAATAAAACCGAATCCCGGACGACTGCTCCAGAAACGTCCGGGAACTGA
- a CDS encoding CerR family C-terminal domain-containing protein, whose translation MQKKNNTPGPGTRNRLLETAIDVFGRHGFDQATTRMIAKAAGVNIAAIPYYFGGKGGLYQAVIDFIVEQIKQEAGELFEQIAGANFTGDIGGQHARELIQAFLERFINFIAGSEQGPRFSRIILREQMFPSPAYDTIFEGFLKPVLNALTTLIMAASGESDTRQATLKAMTLMGQVLIFRVARETIVRGLDLEGYSPKELEEIRRVVVANALAITAIPGK comes from the coding sequence GTGCAGAAAAAGAATAACACTCCCGGGCCCGGCACCCGGAATCGCCTGCTTGAAACCGCCATAGATGTATTCGGCAGACATGGCTTTGACCAGGCCACCACCCGGATGATTGCCAAAGCAGCCGGGGTGAATATTGCCGCCATCCCCTATTATTTCGGGGGCAAAGGCGGGCTTTACCAGGCTGTTATTGACTTTATTGTTGAACAGATCAAACAGGAGGCTGGAGAGCTGTTTGAACAGATTGCAGGGGCAAACTTCACGGGAGACATCGGCGGGCAGCATGCCCGGGAACTGATACAGGCTTTTCTGGAACGGTTTATCAATTTCATTGCCGGCTCGGAACAGGGACCGCGGTTTTCCAGAATCATCCTGCGGGAACAGATGTTTCCAAGCCCTGCCTATGACACCATTTTTGAAGGATTCCTGAAACCCGTGCTCAACGCATTGACCACCCTGATCATGGCGGCATCCGGCGAATCTGATACCAGACAGGCAACATTGAAGGCCATGACGCTCATGGGCCAGGTACTGATTTTCCGGGTGGCCCGGGAGACCATTGTCCGGGGGCTTGACCTTGAAGGATATTCCCCCAAAGAACTGGAAGAGATCCGCAGGGTGGTTGTGGCCAATGCCCTGGCCATCACTGCAATACCAGGCAAATAG
- a CDS encoding TetR/AcrR family transcriptional regulator, with amino-acid sequence MNSPTTRKEIMNRLLKGQVVKTVLAMIQEGSPITMDKVAARCGVCKGTLYNYFKNKTDLLNDVHEAVIIPIKEGIRTIFEKNIPPMEKICCFVDNVFNFQKEYPLYFKFIETQRSAADEVTERMDIVILPLVDICREGMRSGQFTDVDPYVMAAMIYGTVVGPLESLAYRKEPLEDLEPLKQEIVRFLDKSILK; translated from the coding sequence ATGAATTCCCCAACAACAAGAAAAGAGATTATGAACCGTCTGCTCAAGGGACAGGTGGTCAAAACAGTGCTGGCAATGATCCAGGAGGGATCGCCCATCACCATGGATAAGGTGGCTGCCAGGTGCGGTGTGTGCAAGGGAACCTTGTACAACTATTTTAAAAACAAAACAGATTTGCTCAATGATGTCCATGAGGCTGTGATCATCCCCATTAAAGAGGGGATACGCACAATATTTGAAAAAAATATTCCGCCCATGGAAAAGATATGCTGTTTTGTGGATAATGTATTTAATTTCCAGAAGGAATACCCGCTTTATTTTAAATTTATTGAAACCCAGCGCTCGGCGGCCGATGAAGTTACAGAACGCATGGACATCGTCATCCTTCCCCTGGTCGATATCTGCCGGGAGGGTATGCGGTCAGGGCAGTTTACGGATGTGGACCCCTATGTGATGGCCGCCATGATTTACGGTACCGTGGTGGGGCCCCTGGAGTCCCTGGCCTACCGAAAGGAACCGCTGGAGGATCTGGAACCGCTGAAACAGGAAATTGTCCGTTTTTTGGACAAAAGCATATTAAAGTAA
- a CDS encoding efflux RND transporter periplasmic adaptor subunit has product MKQFLLGFVTAVIVGGAYLFFSGQLSLPWAGGEKAQAQAPQAHGQAGPPVEVAVYTVKPQEVVFTKDLAGRTSAYQVAEIRPQVTGIILKRMFTQGSLVKKGQQLYQIDPSTYEAAYESAAASLVRAQADVKAEEPKLERYSRLVKVGGVSHQVYDDTVAALAQAKADVAVAKANLATAKINLDYTKVFSPISGRIGKSSVTEGALVTANQTTALAVVQNLDQIYVDVNQSSEELMALKKGMNNPEDNSMVSLFIGKEGTPYDMPGKLLFSDATVDQSTGMVQLRILFPNPAKELLPGLFVRARVAQSRQEKAIMVPQQAVIRNADGSVSVWVVDKENIVKYQSVQVIQAVKDQWVVSSGLVLGDRVVVQGLQKIRPQAKVSTVEYKASANS; this is encoded by the coding sequence ATGAAGCAATTTTTGCTTGGTTTTGTCACAGCCGTAATTGTCGGCGGTGCATACTTGTTTTTTTCAGGACAGCTTTCTCTGCCCTGGGCAGGGGGAGAAAAAGCCCAGGCCCAGGCCCCGCAGGCCCATGGCCAGGCCGGTCCGCCGGTGGAGGTGGCCGTTTATACGGTCAAGCCCCAGGAGGTGGTGTTCACCAAAGACCTGGCCGGCAGAACATCTGCATACCAGGTGGCTGAAATTCGTCCCCAAGTGACGGGCATCATTCTTAAGAGAATGTTTACCCAGGGTAGTCTCGTGAAAAAAGGACAGCAGCTTTATCAGATTGATCCTTCCACCTACGAGGCCGCCTATGAATCCGCAGCCGCCAGTCTGGTCCGTGCCCAGGCCGATGTAAAGGCAGAGGAGCCCAAACTTGAACGGTACAGCCGCCTGGTGAAAGTGGGCGGTGTAAGCCATCAGGTGTATGACGATACCGTGGCCGCTCTGGCCCAGGCCAAGGCAGATGTGGCTGTTGCCAAAGCAAATCTGGCCACTGCAAAAATCAACCTGGACTATACCAAGGTCTTTTCACCCATTTCCGGACGAATAGGCAAGTCATCTGTGACCGAAGGCGCTCTTGTTACGGCCAACCAGACCACAGCCCTTGCCGTGGTCCAGAATTTGGATCAGATCTATGTGGATGTGAATCAGTCCAGTGAAGAACTCATGGCTCTTAAAAAGGGCATGAATAACCCTGAAGACAACTCCATGGTCAGCCTGTTTATCGGCAAGGAGGGAACCCCCTATGACATGCCGGGTAAACTGCTGTTCTCCGATGCAACGGTGGACCAAAGTACCGGAATGGTCCAGTTGAGAATATTGTTTCCCAACCCTGCAAAGGAATTGCTGCCGGGTCTTTTTGTCCGGGCCAGAGTGGCTCAGTCCCGCCAGGAAAAAGCCATTATGGTTCCCCAGCAGGCTGTGATCCGCAATGCGGACGGTTCTGTTTCCGTGTGGGTTGTGGACAAGGAGAATATAGTGAAATACCAGTCAGTCCAGGTCATTCAGGCGGTGAAGGATCAGTGGGTGGTCTCTTCTGGTCTTGTCCTGGGAGACCGGGTGGTGGTTCAGGGGTTGCAGAAAATCAGGCCCCAGGCCAAGGTCAGTACCGTGGAATACAAAGCATCCGCCAACTCATGA